A single window of Psychrobacter raelei DNA harbors:
- a CDS encoding L-threonylcarbamoyladenylate synthase, with the protein MQTLYIHPENPQPRLISQTVDALNRDQLIVYPTDTSYAFGCKIGSKEAIEKLRLIRQLDDKHQFTLLCRDLSEIATYATVDNQQFKLLKASTPAPITFILDATKDVPKKLSHPKKKTIGIRVPSNPIAQMLLEAMGEPILTSSLILPSTPLALDDPFDIEDKLGNNIDVMINAGVLTTKLTTIVDMTVFPPQLVRQGAGDASQILE; encoded by the coding sequence ATGCAAACTTTATACATTCACCCCGAAAACCCTCAGCCCAGACTTATCAGCCAAACTGTGGATGCATTAAACCGTGATCAGCTGATCGTCTACCCTACTGATACCAGCTATGCTTTTGGCTGCAAAATTGGCTCAAAAGAGGCCATTGAGAAGCTGCGTTTAATTCGTCAACTCGATGATAAGCATCAATTTACACTGTTGTGCCGAGATTTAAGCGAAATTGCCACCTACGCTACCGTAGATAATCAGCAGTTTAAGCTGTTAAAAGCATCCACTCCCGCGCCAATCACTTTTATTCTAGATGCCACCAAAGATGTGCCAAAGAAGTTATCGCATCCCAAGAAAAAAACCATTGGTATTCGTGTGCCCTCTAACCCGATAGCGCAGATGCTGCTAGAGGCTATGGGTGAACCGATTTTGACCAGTTCGCTTATCCTGCCCTCTACCCCATTGGCACTAGATGATCCCTTCGATATTGAAGACAAGCTGGGTAATAATATTGATGTCATGATTAACGCCGGTGTGCTAACCACCAAGCTGACCACCATAGTGGATATGACTGTCTTCCCCCCACAATTAGTGCGCCAAGGTGCTGGTGATGCCAGTCAAATTCTTGAGTAA
- a CDS encoding elongation factor P hydroxylase → MSVINFYDLPITALANTLLQEMPSTMPKALSRFKSQWQHITQQTLNLVNLTDEQIEAVKVDWLIAVFNTLFATQNVTLVRGDFEPEYFPSVDGQPARIEFAHGFFQSALHEISHWSLAGARRRTLSDFGYWYAPDGRTEAQQHAFEQVEIKPQAIECLLSLMCQRRFRVSQDNLHANFDTSQSTFVIDVYNQALSYLNAPQTLPKDAKILLTALAYLCHDTIA, encoded by the coding sequence ATGTCTGTGATTAATTTTTATGACCTACCCATAACCGCTTTGGCCAATACGCTGCTGCAAGAGATGCCAAGTACTATGCCTAAAGCATTATCTCGTTTCAAATCCCAATGGCAACACATTACGCAGCAAACACTTAATTTGGTCAATCTAACAGATGAGCAGATAGAGGCTGTGAAGGTGGACTGGCTTATTGCTGTATTTAATACTTTATTTGCCACTCAAAACGTCACCTTAGTACGCGGCGACTTTGAGCCTGAGTATTTTCCCTCAGTTGATGGACAACCTGCACGTATCGAGTTTGCACATGGCTTTTTTCAAAGCGCTCTACATGAAATCAGTCACTGGAGCTTGGCAGGTGCCCGCAGACGCACGTTGTCCGACTTTGGCTACTGGTATGCCCCCGATGGGCGTACAGAAGCCCAACAGCATGCATTTGAGCAAGTAGAGATTAAGCCGCAAGCCATAGAATGCCTACTTAGCCTAATGTGCCAACGACGTTTTCGGGTCTCACAAGACAACCTACATGCCAACTTTGATACCAGTCAGAGCACTTTTGTTATTGACGTTTATAACCAAGCGCTCAGTTACCTTAACGCCCCACAAACCCTGCCCAAAGATGCAAAAATACTGTTAACAGCTCTAGCCTACTTGTGTCATGATACTATAGCTTAG